The genomic interval CCGGAAGTGCTTCTGGGTGGCTTTGTAGTAGAGGTCGTCATTGCAGAACTCGATGGGAGGCTTTGGGACAAGGATGTTCGGCCTCTGGAACCAGTAGACTGGAACACTGCCTCTCAACTGCACATAGCTGCTGGCCTCGTTTTCTCGAGCCCGGTTCTGGACGATCTGTTCGATCTCTACTTCGTTGGCTACGAAGCCTTGGCTATTTATCCCCCTGCGCAGGTAGCGGGTGCCCGCCTGGTGCCGGCTCCTCCTGGCCAACAGCACCACCTAAAGACACCCCTCCCGCAGCACGACTTCCAGGCTCTTACAAAATCCATGGACTATCGGCATCACCCAGCCGTACTCGACCAACTGCGAGAGCTCGTAGAGCATGCGGTAGTTCCAGCAAAAGCACTCGCTAAAGCCGTGGATGGCAGGCTCAGAAGAGTATGGGAAGGCGGGATGGCGGGGTGGCTGGAAGTCATGAGTGTAGAGGGGCAAGGAGTTGCAGAGGACGTTGAAGGCGAGGTTGTGGGTCAGGTCGTAGGTACAACTGAAGTAACAGTTCTCGTAGCTGTACTGCTTGAGCCTTTCAAAGAAATAATCCTCTCTGGATTTCATCCTGAGATGTCTCGTCCTGTGGAAGAGCGGAAGGATGCCCACCTCCTTGATCTCGAAGACCTGGTGGCACCCGATCTAGGCCACCTTGACCCTTTCCTTTATGAAGACCAGGTAGTAGCCCTCCAGGAAGCGGGTGCAGCCCACGATCCCGAAGGCCTGCTCCCGGCTCTCCACCTCGTATCTGGACTTTAAGTACGCCTTCACTTAGGCATGCGTTTTGAAGGTCTAGGGCTGATCGAGCAAGTCGACCAGTTTGTGGGCAGGCTGCTGCTTGAAGGAGAGGAGCTTGCAGTGGCCTGTTTTTTCCTGCTGAGCCTCGAGGAGCACCCCGCGAGGATGTTTGTAGATGGTGATGTAGTCAAAGCGGTACCAGTCAGCCACGACGGGGTGATAaagattcataaagaaatgtatggTCACAAACAAGAAATGTCCAGTGGGCGTTAGGCCAATTGCCTCTGATATATCTAtttgtgaaacaataaataataataaagaatggGGTGCGTTGGGGATGCAACTGATGCCTTCAAGACTGCCTCGTCCGCAGTGCCCACCGACCAGACCCTCAGCCCCACCGTCACCATCACCCGGGACCCCAACTGCAAACTCATCATGCCCAACACCGACGTCGCCAAAAAGGCCATCACCTCCGCCTACCCCAAGGCCAAGATCGAGGAGAAGGACGGGGAGTCCGGCCAGATGCTCATCGAGTGCAACAACAAAGTGGTCTGGGACAAGAAGCAGGACGGGCTGGTCGAGGCCGGCAGTGCAATCACCGTGTTCTAGAGGCTTAAGTCCGCTGCCCAATGACCAGATACCTTCATTTTATTCCTCCTTAAACTCGCGGGAATGCGTTAACCGCGATCGAGCACGCCCCCAGCACCCGCAGCAGTCCTGCCAGCCCCGCCCCGCTCACCCCGTCCCCCGCCTGTTTGCCCACCACCGCAGCCCCTGCGCTTGCCAGCTCGCTGTTCGCCTGCGCCAGGTGGTCGGCAGTGTTTGTCCATGCGCCAGCCGAGGCCACACTGCTCAGGGCAAGCGGCAGCCCACCAACGGCTGCTCCAGGCAGTAGCCCTACCAGCAACGAGCTGTCCAGTTTGCTGGCCAGCACCGGCACTACCAGTGAAACAATGCAAAGCAGAGTAATTCCTGACAGACTGGATTTTGCCCCGATTGCAACGCAGCATTGAGAGTCGGGTTAAACCTCGCCCTAGAGAATGCCGGTCTCTCTCCGGATCTGATCCCGAGCCTCGGTGGTGACCCCCTTGGTGGCTTGAGCACTGGTCCGGACCAGCATTGCGCTGAACATGTACGGCAACATCGCTCCCAGCAGAAGGCCCGCAAACACCCCGTCTTGATAAATTTGCAGAGATTTGGGCTGGTCGGCCAAGAAAGCCCCGTAGAGGGAGAGACTGGCCACCCCTCCGACGACTACGGCCTGCACTCGGGGTGGAGTGAGGGCGTGTGTCAGGATGAGCGCCTGGAGACGTATCCTGGGGTGGTCACCCATCCCGGCCAAGTCTGCCAGCCCGGCGGCGTTTCTCGCAACCGGGATAAATCCGTCCACTGCAATCCGTAACGGCAGGGTGCTAAGCAAGCCCAGGACGGAGAGCGCGAGTCCGTAATAGCCCAGACTCTGCAGCGAGTAGAAGGAGGTGAGTGCTAGGACGAATGTGGGAAGGAAGGTGGAGCGTTGCCCCAAGGCCAGCCCGTAGATGATGTTGGTGGCGGGGCCAGACCTGCAGGCGTTCAAGAGTTCCTGGACGGGCAAGTTGCTGGTCGCACTGGAATATTCAGCCGCCCACAAATAGACAAGCGAGCTCCAGAGCCCGGCACAGACGCACAGGAAAGGGGTGTTGTAGCCGGTAGTGCGGCCCTCCGCGAAATGCACAGTCCTTTCGTGGGTCAGGTACCCTCCAATCCAGATCAGCCCGGTGCTGATAATCCCTGCCACGAAGACGATCGAGCCCAGTCCTGACTCGACATCCCGCTTGCTGTAGACTCGCACCAGCACGAACTGCGAGTAGCTGGCCAACACGCTCCCTATCAGTCCCAGAGCAGGCACCACCAACGCGAAGCTCTGCAGGGAAAGGTCTGCCTCTCCAGTGGAAGTACTCAGATGTGAAGAGGAGAGGAGTAAGGCGGCGCACATAACCCCGCTGAAAGAACTGCAGAGGTCCATACACATGCCTGACAGGTCGGCAACCATCCCTCCCACGTAGTCAGCCACAGTCGCAGGGTTGCGAGGACTGCCCGCAGGCAATTCCTTCTGGATTCTGCCGTCATCTGCGGCAGAGTCAGCTGCCTTGGCGAATATGCAGCCACTCACCTTGCCGATCAGGGCAGAAAAACCTCCGCCTAACGCGTATCCGACCATCGAATGAAACAGTCTGCGCAAGCAGGCCCGTTTGTCGACCGAGTAGTGCTCCAGCTCGCAGCCCTGGAGCACGTAGAGCGTTAGAAGGAGGACTAGGACAGCCAGCAAGTTGATTGCCACCACGGTGAACCCAATCACGCAGCAGGCTTTGAGGGCAATCTTATAGCTTTGGTCGATGTTCTTAGCCGCCTTTGCGGAAGTCCTGGCCGTAACGGAAGTCGCCACCACCAGGCTGAAGTACCCGCAGCCTGCTGACACTGCAACCCCCCAGCCGAAGGCGATCGCCGTGTAGACTGAGGAGGCTAGCGCCAGCCACACTACGATTCCTGCAGCTATCCAAAGCCCTGCTGTCCCTTGCTCCCAAAACAGGTAGAATGCCCCGTTGCGGATTTTCTTCGCAAGCGCCTGGAGCGAGTCCCTGCGAATATCGCTGGTGAGCTTAGAAGCCTCGTCGTCGGCAGAGTCGGCGATGGGCTGGGCGATATCCTTGTAGAGATAGTAGGCCCAGGACAGGGCGAGCGCGGCCCCGGCCAGCACGATTACGACAGAGGCTGCAAAGGATATCTGTTGGAACATCCTCACTAATTAAGTTTGCAGTTGCCACGTAATGATCCTGATCGCCGCTCTGATGCCCTGCAGCTGGGCGATGATCGACCGCACCTACTACACCCGCCTCGGCCTCAACGTCACCGCCACCTAGGCCCAGATCCGGGATGCCTACCGGGCCATGTCCAAGAAGTACCACCCCGACCGTGTCAAGGCTGAGCAACGCGAGGCTGCGCAGACCGCCTACCAGGAAATCAACGTGGCCTACGAGGCGCTTGTCGACCCCGAGAGCAGAGCCAAATACGACAAAATCGGTCCTTCTTTCAGCGACTAGAACTACGCGCAGTTCATCCAGTCGATCACCAAGGACCCGCCTATCCGTATCAGGCACAACGTTGCTCTCAAGGACAAGTTTGCGGAGAAGAAGCTGACCTTCTCGGCCCGGAAGAACAGTGCCTGTCCACACTGCGATGGCACAGGGGCCTTCTCACCCGGTCATATGGGTGATTGCAGGGAGTGCAAGGGTAAGGGCTTTGTGGAACGAAAACAGATGTTCCAAGGTGGCTACTACAACGTGATCCGTGACCTCTGCCCACGCTGCAAGGGCAAAGGCAAGTCCCCGACCAAGCCCTGCTCCCACTGCAAGGGCACTAGGCTGGCCACCACCGACAAGTATTATACCATCGATCTCAAGCGAAGCATGCCCGCCACTTTCGAGATGGTGATCCCGAACCTCGGGGACGAACGGGCCCAGGGTGTGCCTGCCGATGCAATTGTGACGTTCTCGGAACTGCCCGACAAGGACTTCCGCAGGGAGGGAGAGAAGGATCTCGCGACTTAGCTGGAAATTTCTTTAGAGGAGGCTCTTTTGGGCTTTGAAAAGTAGCTGCTGCACATGGATGGACGGGCCATCGCGATCGAGAAGGACGGGGTCAGCCAGCCAGACGAGATATTCAGGGTGAGAGGAGAGGGCATGGTTGATGACCATGACTCGGGGGATCTTCTGGTCAAGCTCAAGGTCAGGCTGCCCCCGCTGTCCCCGCAGAAGGCCGAGTAATTGCTCTCAGAGCTCAAGGTATGATGCCACTCATTTCTTGCCACTGAGCAACATGCGCTCAGACGCCTTGCGGTTCATCTCCCTGATCTTGCACAACGCACGGTGTCTCTCTGCTGAGATCTCTCGGAGCCGCTGCAGGGACTTCGCTCGCTCAGCCTCGAACCTGTCCCGCCGCTGCTGGATGGCCTGGGAGCGGTCAACCACCCtgctctctgtcgactggatgCTGGAGGCTTCCAGCAGCTAGATCGTCTGCTGACGGGGTGTGAAGTAGGGCTCCTCGTAGTAGAGTGAGCCGTGGCGGGTGCTGGCCTGCTGGTAGCGCCGGTCGTGCTACATCATGATCCGCTTGGCCTCATCCCCCACGTAGGCCAGTGGCTCCTCTCGGGAGGGGTCTTTGCTCTTCTTGAATTCCAACCAGCCCCGCAATCCACCCCTCTCCTTCTTCCTCTCCCTGAGCTTAATCTCCGGAGAGTAGTCTAGTTGGCGGATCTCGCTCAGCAGAGTGTTGATCTGGGTGAGCTTAGCTAGTGCCAGCTCCCGGCTGTGCTTGTGCCGTGGCATCTGCAATAAAAAGGCCGTGCAAATTATTTGGCAGGCATGCTTCGCGCGCGGGAAGAGACTGACCGCCTGAGGAGGGTCGTTGTCAAGTACGAGATGGCCCCAGAGTTCAAAGCGCTGCTGGAGGAGCACTAGATTGCAGTCGCGCCGTTCAAGATGCCCGAGTTCCTTTGCAAGTCCAAGCCTGCAACGCCCTCTCACCAGTCAACCCAACGCTGGAAGGACCAAGACTTAGTGCTGCTCATCTAAGCCATCCAGCGCAACCTGCAAGCAGAAGCCTCGGGCGACATGCTGACTTCGATCTACATCGACTATTCGATGAAGATGGATCAGCTAGGGAGGCAGCACCCCAGCAAGGCGGAATTCGTGCAGAAGGTCACATAGGACGCAGGGCTGCTGCTGGAGCGCAAGCACCGGAAGGGCAAGCTCGGAGGCCCGCCCGAGGGCTGATTCAAACCGAGATACGTGAGAGTTACTTTATCAATGTGGATATGCTTGTCGGTGGCGGCGGGGGTTGCGGCCCCCATCGAGACTATTCGGACTGCCGGCGAAAACACGGTTGGCCTATTTAAAGGTGAGACCTTGAGGATAACGGCTCGGTCTCCCTCGGTCTACAACATGTAGCCCCTCAAGCACACCAACCTCCAGTTCGACCACCACCAGCCACCTCACCCTCATTGCCACGTCTCCCAGCCTAGAAGGCCTTACCTCCCTCTCCACCCAGGACAGTCAGTTATTCCTGTCAAACCCATGATCACACACCTCAAGCTGCCATCTATCAACACCTTCCTGCTGGTCACTGCTGACCTCGAGTTCCACGTGATGTTCGAGTTTAAGGAGCAGGTGGTGCAGGCGGGGCGATACCGGTTCGCTGACCAGGCCTTGAGCAGGGGGGACAAGGCGTATCTGTTGGTGGCGGGCTGGGATGCTGGGTTCATCATCTATTTCTATTCGAAGGCTTGGAGCGCCGTGCTGAAGTACAATCCCAACTACGGACATGACCTGCAATATCTCCGCAGCCTGGACTTCCTCCCTGAAGCCTACTACGTCCACATCCACGACTCGCAGCTCTACTTCATGCTGGAAAATGGCACCTTTCTGCACAGCGCAGTCCCCTAGGACCTTGAGCAAGAGCCTGCCCCAGCAGTTTAGATAGGCAAGCTCGATTCTTCAAGCAGTGTCGTGGACATCGAGGGAAAGGAACTGGATGACTCTCTGATGCTCTTCCTCTTGACAGAATCGGAGCTGCACATCTACTCGCTTTCTGCAGGGACTCTTTTGCTGTGCATAAGCTCGCGCTATAAGGCTTGTAGTTGCGATCAATCGCGATTGACGGAGACAGCTTGCTGCTGTCTGGTGGGCTGGAAGATATCCGGGACTTCGCTATCGAGTTTTTCGTGGACCCTGCCAAGGGCATAACTGAGGTCAACCGCGTCCTGCTGGAAGACCGGTGGATCGTGGACACTCAGGTCTACGAGGACTACTTATTAGTGGTCGGAAGGGACCGATTGCACCTGCACGGAGTGGGTGAACTCAACCCCTTGAACGGCAACGAAGCGATGGTAGTCTCATTCTCCTCCGAGATCCTGTACGCAGACATTGTTGAAATCGACAGAGACGAGGACACTGTCGTGGTGACCCTCTACGCAGTGCTGGCGGACAATCTCGTGATCAGGCGGTACCGGGTTGACCCCATGGAACTGGAATGCGACCCCGTTTCCCACAGCTTCAGCCTCAGGGTGGTCGAGCACTCGACATACTGCTCGTTCTCAGAGTTCGGGAATCGAAAGGAATCGGCCACCCACTGCATGGTCTATTAGGACTTCTTTGTTAGCTATAGCTCACATTTGAGCGTCATCGCGGTCAGGGTCACGCTGGTCACCCTGGCGGGAGTGATACTGCTGGCTGCAGAATGGTGCTGGCCATCCTGGTGGTCCGACTCAAGGGCCTCAAGGACATGGAAGCTCAGCTGATCGGCCAGAAGACGAAGCCTTGGTCTCAGAGGCCACCCTCGATGTAGGCCTGGACATCTCCAAACTACCCTAAAAGCCCGGAGACATCGAATTGaagtgaattaatgttttataaTCATTCATGGATGTCTCTATACTTTGGAGCGGACCACCACGCGGCGGATGACCAGGGGGGCCACGTGAACCCCGTCTTCGATCAGTGCGCTCTGGGGGCTGATCCCACCCAGAGGTAGACCCAGCCGTTGCGGAATCGCGAGGTGACCTAATTGATCTGCACTTTCGGATGGTGCCTCTGCCCTTGAGCAGGTAGCTTTCATGGAGTACCGTACAATGACTCCTGCCTCGGCGTTGGTCTCGAGCAGTCTCGGCTGCGGGTCTGAGGAGTAGAGCCGCAGGTCGAAGAATAATTTGCTGCTATTTTCAGCTATATTACCTGCCCTGTCATGCAGTTACAGTTCAATATCGACCTTTTTGCCTTTCGGCAGCGGGCAAGGAATTTCTTTGGCCATCCGCATAATGTATCTGTGTCCTCCTGCCTGCTCCAAAATACTAGTTTCCATGACAGACTCCGGCGGTAGAGGACTTCCTCGAGTTATCTGTTGAGCTGATTGATCGAGTCTAAGAACAACGCATTATCCTGGAGGATTTGATTTATGTGTTTGGTTGTTATTCAACTTTAAGCACTAGATCGGCTGAGCACTAAGACTCGTCTTCCTTGGCGGACACGCGGGCCCGCATTTGACGGAAGATccataaagcaaaaaaataattggataAGTAATATTTCCTGAATGGATTAGATAATGCTCACTCAACACTAATTAAACGCATGTCAAAAAAGAAGGAGGCCAAGCAGCCTGAGCCCTAGCCCGAGCCTGAGCCCGTTCCCAAAGAGGTGTCAGGATACGGCCGTTTCGAGTACCGGGAGGGCACCAGCTACGAAGGCAACTGGCGGCTGAACCCAGCCGGCAAAAAGGTCAAGCACGGCTACGGCAAGCTGGTCGTCAACGCAGCCTCCCCAAATGCAGAGGAGCACGAGTTCTATCACGGTGAGTGGGTGGACGACCAAATGTAAGGCCCAGGCACTTACCATTACTCAAGCGGAGCCTTCTACGAGGGCGAGTGGCGGCAGGGCAAGCAGCATGGCCAGGGCAGCTACCACTTCACAAACGGAGCCTGCTACGAGGGGCAGTGGAAGGACCACAAGATGCATGGGGAGGGAAGGTTCGTGGACCCGGCAGGCAGGGTCTTCGAGTCTTTTTTTGAGGAAGGGGAGTTCAAGTCCAAGAACCAGAACGAACTGCTCAAGCGGAAAATGTTGAAGGTCCGAGAAAAGGCGGTAATCGCATCCAGTCGCAAGCTGTTCGAGGTGTTCAAGCCGGACAGGGTTGAAAGGTCGATGGCCAAGCTACTGCCCACTGCCGAAGAGCTGCAGTGCTACTGCAGGGTGCAGATCCGCTACGAGGATCACAAGCCTGACTAGTGGGTGCAGGGGTTGGCACAGCTCCAGGAAGTCGAGGTCAGGCCCTTGCTGTTTTCGGGGATGTCGAGCCTGGTGCCACCTCAGTTGATCATGAAGGAGCAAATGACCGGGCACGGGCAAGTGGTTGAGTTCTTGGGCAAAACGTTCAAGATGGCGGCAGTCGAGGTGCCGAGTGATCGATGGAAGATCGTGGCTTTCGGCAGGGTTGGTGAATGATGATTAGTCATGAAGAACAGTCGATGTCACTGGCTGGCTAATAGCCACGGTTCTTAAGGATCTTTATTAAAGTATTTTGGCCAGACCTGACCAGAGATCActttaaatacaaaattaagTACCcttcattaataaaaaaaacaatggagtTGCAGAGCAGACTAGTCTCGGAGCTACACAGGTTGTTCAGAGAATTACCTGAGGACTTGAGGTGTATTCTGAAATTGCCTAACCTGACCGTGATCGGATCCCAG from Hippocampus zosterae strain Florida unplaced genomic scaffold, ASM2543408v3 HiC_scaffold_413, whole genome shotgun sequence carries:
- the LOC127595137 gene encoding LOW QUALITY PROTEIN: chaperone protein DnaJ-like (The sequence of the model RefSeq protein was modified relative to this genomic sequence to represent the inferred CDS: substituted 1 base at 1 genomic stop codon); amino-acid sequence: MILIAALMPCSWAMIDRTYYTRLGLNVTATXAQIRDAYRAMSKKYHPDRVKAEQREAAQTAYQEINVAYEALNYAQFIQSITKDPPIRIRHNVALKDKFAEKKLTFSARKNSACPHCDGTGAFSPGHMGDCRECKGKGFVERKQMFQGGYYNVIRDLCPRCKGKGKSPTKPCSHCKGTRLATTDKYYTIDLKRSMPATFEMVIPNLGDERAQGVPADAIVTFSELPDKDFRREGEKDLLLHMDGRAIAIEKDGVSQPDEIFRVRGEGMVDDHDSGDLLVKLKVRLPPLSPQKAE
- the LOC127595136 gene encoding uncharacterized protein LOC127595136 is translated as MFQQISFAASVVIVLAGAALALSWAYYLYKDIAQPIADSADDEASKLTSDIRRDSLQALAKKIRNGAFYLFWEQGTAGLWIAAGIVVWLALASSVYTAIAFGWGVAVSAGCGYFSLVVATSVTARTSAKAAKNIDQSYKIALKACCVIGFTVVAINLLAVLVLLLTLYVLQGCELEHYSVDKRACLRRLFHSMVGYALGGGFSALIGKVSGCIFAKAADSAADDGRIQKELPAGSPRNPATVADYVGGMVADLSGMCMDLCSSFSGVMCAALLLSSSHLSTSTGEADLSLQSFALVVPALGLIGSVLASYSQFVLVRVYSKRDVESGLGSIVFVAGIISTGLIWIGGYLTHERTVHFAEGRTTGYNTPFLCVCAGLWSSLVYLWAAEYSSATSNLPVQELLNACRSGPATNIIYGLALGQRSTFLPTFVLALTSFYSLQSLGYYGLALSVLGLLSTLPLRIAVDGFIPVARNAAGLADLAGMGDHPRIRLQALILTHALTPPRVQAVVVGGVASLSLYGAFLADQPKSLQIYQDGVFAGLLLGAMLPYMFSAMLVRTSAQATKGVTTEARDQIRRETGIL